The genome window TTCTAAGAAAAAATCTAACAACAAGGATCAAAGAAGCAACTCAAGTATAAAATGCATAAGTATTAACTGTATAAGCAAGAAAAACTCACTATTAATGCTAGACAAAGTACGAGCAACTAACATACAATTCAAAAATCGAAGTTGAAGTCTTCCTACTCCTGTTCGCGAACCTAAGTTAGATAGAAGGCTGTTCTGAATTAAACCATGACACTAGGAGATCCTCCTCATACTAAAGAGGCTGTCCTTGTGCGGTACAAAAGATTCTAGGTTCCTCATGTTACTGCTGAAAATCTTCATCACCCTACTCTTTGTGTCATATATGTATCCGCTAGAGTTCTTCTTATGCTTAAGAATCAATACTTCACCATTCCTCCTCGCTCCAGCAACAACGACAAGTTTCCCAAGTTCTGGCATTGTTCTCTCATTCTGTCTTGCTGATTTGTATGGACAGATATAATTTATCGACTCTGCCACGATTCTATGTTTCTTCGACCAAACTTGCCCTTGAAAATCCTCCAAAATCCAAACATCCATTATTGTCTCAGAATCACTGTTGATAAAAGAAAGAAATCCACCCAACTCTACCAATGAATAATTGTTCGTTTTAATCACTTCACCACATTTTGGAAGATACGTTCTACTGAATTTTGCCTCATTTACTTGCATCGATATGATATATTCACTTGAATCAACATACCAATGCAGAATCTTTCCATTTATCGACACTGGATCCTTCCAGTTAAACTTAACTGGGTCAAATGGCCGATCATTAGGATCTTCCCATGGACCAGAGACTCGTTCCCAGTGTTCATCACCACTGCTCAGATTAAATATTTCGAAACCATAAGAATCTGTCATAACATGCACTACTTTATACTGTTTTGTCGAAGAGTCAAATCCAAGAGCTGCACTACAAGCTGTATGTTGACAACCTGAAGGGCATTTAGGGATAGTGAGGCAGAACTTTGTTGCTGGATTTATCACTTGTAGCTTCCAAGCGATCCACGGTTCATTCATCAATAGAAATCCATCACAGCTAGAATGAATCTTACGTAATTGATTTATTCCAAGATCACGCGATTCACATTCAAGTTCTTTTCCAATCTCTATCAGCTTTGTTTTCATATGCCTTCCTGCTGCTTCCTGTATTAGCAATTCTGATTTCGATTCCATGAAATTTTGCTCAATGAAAGACCTTCTGAAGCACATTTCTTTCAATGTTTTGCAGACAGGCATGACATTCTTATTAATGTATCTTGGTGGAATCTTCACTAGGATGTTAACTATGATTCTTTCTGGAAATTTAGAAAGAGTAATCTTCTGACTCTTCTCTACTTTTTTCATTCCGCTGCTTTTATCTTCACCACACTTGTATTCTTTTATGCTCAGCATCTGTTGCGCGAATTCAATGTCATCGATTTCAGCAATTTCATCCCCCATTATTGTAGTGTGTACACCAGCAAAGAGCTCAATATAGGTTTCTGAAGGAAATTAATCTTAAAAAGTTAGAGAAACAAGGGCCAGAAAACTAAGTTTAAAGAGTTCAAAATTAGAACTTGATCAGCCTATCAACTTTTGAACAAGTTAAGGATGGAGCTCGATAAATCCTTTCACGCATAAATATGAGCGGAGAAACAAGGGAGAGAACAACAAACAGATTTACAGAAACTTAGCCATCTGGTTCATTAAATTTGATTTTCAGCCATGAGATATAATGATTTGCATATGATTTTACAAACCAAACTAGCGAATCAACTATCACAGAGAAGTATCGACTCAACATCGATCTCAAAGAGCACATGCATCAAGTAACACAAAGAAGTACTTGGTCTACATTTCACATAACCTTAGTTTAGCAACaactaaacaacaacaacaacaacaacaacccagtatagtctcactagtggggtctggggagggtaatgtatacgcagaccttacccctaccctagggtagagaggttgtttccgatagaccctcggctccctccctccaagaactccccaccttgctc of Nicotiana tomentosiformis chromosome 7, ASM39032v3, whole genome shotgun sequence contains these proteins:
- the LOC104086449 gene encoding F-box protein At4g19940-like; this encodes MGDEIAEIDDIEFAQQMLSIKEYKCGEDKSSGMKKVEKSQKITLSKFPERIIVNILVKIPPRYINKNVMPVCKTLKEMCFRRSFIEQNFMESKSELLIQEAAGRHMKTKLIEIGKELECESRDLGINQLRKIHSSCDGFLLMNEPWIAWKLQVINPATKFCLTIPKCPSGCQHTACSAALGFDSSTKQYKVVHVMTDSYGFEIFNLSSGDEHWERVSGPWEDPNDRPFDPVKFNWKDPVSINGKILHWYVDSSEYIISMQVNEAKFSRTYLPKCGEVIKTNNYSLVELGGFLSFINSDSETIMDVWILEDFQGQVWSKKHRIVAESINYICPYKSARQNERTMPELGKLVVVAGARRNGEVLILKHKKNSSGYIYDTKSRVMKIFSSNMRNLESFVPHKDSLFSMRRIS